A single window of Nicotiana sylvestris chromosome 3, ASM39365v2, whole genome shotgun sequence DNA harbors:
- the LOC104218401 gene encoding beta-ketoacyl-[acyl-carrier-protein] synthase III A, chloroplastic-like → MANTTTIAAGPTFSLQHRVSERHQTLGRAGISTLRQHQAHTLFFTPAAPTLRRRFSPSIGIYHRIGHSFSDGTFKRIMCSSTVEGADKLSTDQSRVSRLVNRGCKLIGCGSAVPALKVSNDDLAKIVDTNDEWISVRTGIRNRRVLSGKDNLTDLAAEAARKALEMAEVDPNDIDLILLCTSTPEDLFGSAPQIQKALGCKSNPLAFDITAACSGFMLGLVSAACYIRGGGFKNVLVIGADALSRYVDWTDRGTCILFGDAAGAVVMQACDIGEDGLFGFDLHSDGEGQRHLNASIKEKETDHAFGTNGSIIGFPPKGSSYSCIQMNGKEVFRFAVRVVPQSIEAALENAGLPGSKIDWLLLHQANQRIIDGVATRLEVPSERVISNLANYGNTSAASIPLALDEAVRSGKVQAGHVIAAAGFGAGLTWGSAILRWG, encoded by the exons ATGGCGAACACCACTACCATTGCCGCGGGTCCTACATTTTCACTGCAGCACCGTGTCAGTGAACGCCATCAAACACTTGGCAGGGCTGGAATCAGTACTCTACGGCAACACCAAGCACATACTCT GTTCTTTACACCAGCAGCACCGACTCTAAGGAGGAGATTTTCTCCATCTATAGGCATATATCATCGGATTGGGCATTCGTTCTCTGATGGAACCTTCAAGAGGATAATGTGTTCCAGCACTGTTGAAGGCGCAGATAAGCTTTCAACCGATCAATCTCGAGTATCAAG GTTAGTTAACAGGGGCTGCAAACTAATAGGATGTGGCTCCGCAGTACCAGCTCTAAAAGTTTCCAATGATGATCTTGCAAAAATTGTCGATACTAATGATGAATGGATATCTGTTCGAACAGGAATTCGTAACCGTAGAGTTCTATCAG GCAAAGACAATTTAACAGATCTGGCCGCAGAGGCTGCAAGGAAAGCTCTTGAGATGGCAGAGGTTGATCCTAATGATATTGACCTAATATTGCTGTGTACTTCAACCCCAGAGGACCTTTTTGGAAGTGCTCCACAG ATCCAAAAAGCACTTGGCTGCAAAAGCAATCCATTGGCTTTCGATATTACAGCTGCTTGTAGCGGGTTCATGTTGGGTTTGGTATCTGCTGCTTGCTATATCAGAG GTGGTGGTTTTAAGAACGTTCTTGTAATAGGGGCTGATGCTCTATCTCGCTATGTTGACTGGACAGATAGGGGGACCTGTATTCTCTTTGGTGATGCTGCTGGTGCTGTAGTGATGCAG GCCTGTGATATTGGAGAAGATGGTTTATTTGGTTTTGACTTGCATAGTGATGGTGAAGGTCAAAG GCACTTGAATgcttcaatcaaagagaaagaaaCTGATCATGCATTTGGTACAAATGGATCTATTATTGGTTTTCCACCAAAAGGTTCCTCTTACTCTTGCATCCAGATGAATGGTAAAGAGGTCTTTAGATTTGCTGTTCGTGTTGTGCCACAATCAATTGAAGCAGCTTTGGAGAACGCAGGTCTTCCTGGGTCCAAAATTGATTGGCTGCTTCTCCACCAG GCAAACCAAAGGATTATTGATGGAGTAGCAACGCGTTTGGAGGTGCCATCAGAACGTGTCATATCAAATTTAGCAAATTATGGCAATACAAGTGCTGCATCGATCCCTTTGGCACTTGATGAAGCTGTTCGAAGTGGGAAAGTGCAGGCAGGCCATGTCATTGCTGCTGCTGGATTTGGGGCTGGCCTTACGTGGGGTTCTGCTATACTCAGATGGGGGTGA